The nucleotide window TCACAGTGAGAACACAGGATTGGCTGGTGGGACTGACTGACTAGCTTCCCTCGACACAGCTTCTCACCTGCCCAGTTTCTGGCCCTCGCCAGTGAAGGCTTTGAAAGCTCCCTTGGGCTTCACGAAGTCCTCATCCCGATGGTCCTCCATATCCAAGTTCACCTGCCCACCGTGAGCTAACCTCCGAAGCTCTGCAGGCACTTCCCTGAAGGAAAAGGTAATGTCAGAGTTCACTGTGAGAAGGATGGACACACTAGCAAAAAGGGTGTCATGGTTAAGTTTCTATTGTTAATTTGATACCACCTAGAGtaatctgagaagagggaacctcaactgaaaaactgatttgttgggctggagagatggctcagaggttaagagcactggctatacTTCCAAAcatcccgagttcaattcccaggaatcacatggtagctcataaccatctataatgatatctggtgccctcttctggcatgcaggcacacatgcaggcagaatactgtataaataataaataaaaaaattaagtattaaaaaaagaaaaactgatttgTCCAGaatggcctgtgggcatgtctcagagactgtcttCACTGATAAATGATGTGGGAACACCTAGCAAATTGAGGAACACACCGTCTCTAAGCAGGTGAGTAAAGCTATATAAGAAATAAGCACCTTGCCAACTGAAGGGTgtaagctaaaaaacaaaacaaacaaacaaacaaaaaaacaatcctttctcccttaagttgcttttggttatgtgtttaatcacagaaacagaaagcaaactagaacagtgCAAAGGGTGAGAACCTCTTAATCCCTTTACTTTTTCAAGCCCTTCTCCCTTCACTGTCtatctctccctgtctccttttAACACCCCTGAAGCCGTTCATGAGGAAAgcaactgggcagaagagaaggacCCCGCCACCACAGCTGCACAGCAACTCACACTCCAATGGCCCAAGGACTGGGAGACCAGTCATGCTGAAGTCAATAGGTTCTGGCTAAGGATGTGGCTACCTGGCTGTCTCCACCTTCTCAGTCACAGCACAGCCTATTTATTTGGCTACTTATCTCTGCCTCAAGGCAAAGGGCAAAAAACAGACAAAGTTTCTTGGAGTGATCTATGACTCTTTTTGTCAGTTGTGCTAAATCTGTTTTAGTAACTTTACTTTTCTAATAAATGTTGTTTCTTCCTTTCAGACCTGACATCTCATTCACTAAAGTGAGATGAACGTGTGCTTTTCTGCTTACCCTCTACGGATAGACTCCAGAAACTGGGCATTGGCGGGGTCTTGGTAGCTTCTAAGTTCACCACTGTCTAGGCTGAATCCAGTTTTCCATAGCTTCAGCACAACATGAACCTGTGACAACAGGAGGTAATAAGCAGTTAGCTACAATGATAGGAACCTAGAAAATACAAATTGAACCCTCAAATGAGTGGGTTTTTACTATGTCACCACATCAGTATACAAACATCAACAGTCAGACAGCTAGGTACATGAAAAGGGGTATCAATAAACAAGTCTGTAAGCACCAACCTAAACTAGGAACATGCTGTGACTCAGGTTAGAAAGAACAGACTGTTCTAAGGAGACTTCACTAGTGAGGTGATTGAGATGGCTCAATCACAGCTGTGGCTCCCTAACTGTATCCCTGCCACTGTGTTTCATGTGTACCTTGTGCCATAGTCAACGCCAGTGTCAAATCTACTACTCGGCTATTTTGCAGTTATTAAAAATGATTCTGGGGTTGGagtcagtgattaagaacatgTAGTATTcgtccagaggacccaagtttggttcccagcacccatgtcaggtggcttacAGCTGCCTGCAACTCTAGCTCCTACAGatctaacaccttcttctggcctttgtaaTCATGTGTATATGCCTTcgccacataattaaaaattacaaataaatatcaagaaaaaaagGTATGTACAAGTTGTCAACAACTCCCTCTACACACTTACAGACAAGGGTCTGAAAGGCTAACAAGTAATGTACTGCTGCAAGTCTATAAAAGTTTTACTTTCTTCTTGCTTGACTTCATTTGGAAGTAAGACtaaagtgatttaaaatatacatcacagaaatgaaatgtacacaatgctatgataaagTACTTTGTAGCATAatgttaacattaaaaaaataatttaattttatcttatgtgcactagtgtgaaggtgtcagatcccttggaattggtggtatagacagttgtgagctgccatgtgggtgctgggaattgaacccaggtcctttagaagagctgacagtgctcttaaccactgagccacctctccagccccatgttaaaatttttaaacacTCAAAATTATATAGTATTATTACATGGAAggagtgtgtgtatttatgtatgtggaaAATaagactcaaacaaacaaactgaaacaaaccaaacaaaaccaaccaaccaaatccaTTCACATTTCAGGTCTTCTTTGGCATTCTGAAGGAAGTTCTTCAACTATCACCAAATTACCAGAgaatccccccccacacacacactgccccttTTCCTGAGATCCAAAGAACACTCAAAAACCCTCCTGTGTCTATCCTCTTCTTCACCCTTTGCCCTGGCCCTCTGCCCACAAAGTGAAAActgtttcatttttatgtaagtCCCTGTCTGGATCAAAGCAAGGACACTATTTCTGCAGGCTCCTCTTTCAGAGGCTGCTTGTTCACACATGTGACCAGTCCAGTCCCTTCGGGAATGGGCACAATGAACAATCCACAAGCGCCTCCAAGGAGGCACACTCACATCTTGGCCCGAATGCCGCTTCCTTTCTCCTGCCACATAGGCAGACTCCTCCTCTGGTGCTGCGCCAAGGCGGTAGCCCCCTCCTGCAAAGGGCTGTGAAGAACAAATTTATAAACCCTTAGTGGTGGAGTTACTCAGTTACAAAGACACAGTTATGATAAGGCAGAAAGGCAAGATTCTGATCAGTCTTGTTAACGACAGAATATCAAACTCACTGGTCACAGGGTCAGGGTAAGAAGTGAAAGCTGGAGCCCAGCTAAAGGGAACAGTTATCACTAAACTCTGCAATAATGGCTATGTAGGAATTTCGGTATAGGATAACACCAATGACTTTCTGATTTTCCCAAGATCAGAAATTTTTACATAATGACTGGTAATGAAGCTGGGCatcatggtgcacacctttaattccagcactcaagaggaagagacagggggatctctgtgagctggaggcaagcctggtctacagagggagttctaggacagctaggattacacagagaaactgtcttgaaaaacaaaacaaaaaaacaaaaaaataacaacaacgaaCAACCCACCCTGCACCCCCTCCAAAAGCCCAGCATTTACTTTAATTACAGCAAAAGAAAGGACAATACTAAGTTTGTCAAATTGGATAGGTGTGTTCTCAAGCTCTGATCCAGAACACAGGCCGTACTAGTCTTCTATAtaggagaagaaatgaaaaaaaaaaaaacaaaccaatcacTGTTAGGGGGAAGTAAAACTCATTCTCTATTGCGGAACTCAATTCCTTTGGGCATGATAACCCTTATGCTCACTCTCGGTTTACTGGTCTCTCCAGGGCTCTTGGTCACTCGTTCCACAGCTACAGCCCCATGCTCTTTGGCACCCTTAAACAGATCATCCACCAGCTCGTTGGGACTTTTCTTCCGGGGAGGGCCAACAATCTGCTGTCCACTTCGCTCGGAGCCCCCAGCATAAAACCTGTGTAGAAATGCCAAATcgcaaaaaatgaataaaagtcaCAACCAGGCTCCGGGCACACTGAAGCAAAGAGTACAATGCCTCTTGTCTATAAGGAACTTATTGGCCAACAAGAACACATGTAAGGATCAGGCAGGCATGATACAGTGGAGCAGACATGAAGCCAGGGAAGGTCTCTGGCTCAACGGTGGTGGTGGCAGAAAGATGAGACAGggaagacagccaaggctgcctAGGTATCTCCTGGGCTCTCTTGAGGATGAGGTTATCAGGTAAAGAGATGAGTGAAGAACATTCCAGGCATGCACAACAGCACATCAATGCAGGAGAGTTTCAGCGGGGATCATCCATGTGGAGACCCCTTTCAAGGAGGGGGTAGCTGTGGACCTAGTCAGAAGCAGCTAACTCCAAGAGCTCTGGATTAATGGTGCTGGTGCAGTTAGTACAAGCAGCTAGGATCCAGGCCTGGCTCTGCCACTGTGTGACCTGAGTAATAGGCCAGTGTACTGCTTTGAACACTTCACTGCTTTCAAATGAGAGAAGGATTACATGCCCTACCTACCTGCTCCTTAAGTCAGGGTCCAGGTTCAAACCAGCAGATGTATGCAAATAAGAAGAGCAATGTACACAGGTCAGGCAGACTGACACCACACACGAACTCCCCCAAAATTCACTTCACCTGCCATTCTTACGATGCACACTGGGAGCCTTAGGAGACATACCAGAAGCCAGAGAAGCTCCAGCCTCAAAACAAGCTCCAAGATACCCACACTAGGTACTTTAGTGGTCCAAGAACAGCTACAGATTAGGttagcactattttttttttaaatctgaaataaGTAATCATGTAGCTGCTTCCTCATCATTCGTAAAGTAATTCAGCAATTTGTCTCGAAAAGGCATCAGTGGGAGTTTGTAAAAATTAATCTTGATTTGTAATTCCTCACAACTACCCTAGAATAGGAGGTAAAAGTTAGGCCCTGGCAATGAATGGTGTTTCAGGTCTCAAGTACCTAGGGGCCAAGGAAGTTATACAGGTGTGAAACAGTAGAACGTCACAATGGAGGCTGGGACCAGGCTGGGAAAGGAAGACGTGGTATTTGTGAGCTAGGCAGTCACACAGGTGATCATGCCTTCTACTTCAGGAGTATAAAACCTTGAAATTACCAACATCCTCGAGTCTCCAGCATATTTAATAGCAAAATCCTGAGGTAATGTGAAGCAGTACATGCATGAAAAGAACACGACTTCTCAGACCTCCACCGTGAGGTCACTGCATTTCCACAATGGTTATCTTCATCTCCCTGAGGAATGCTTGGTAGCCAAAGCAGACCCATGGAAAGAAAAGCCTGAGAAGCGAGGCTACAGCCAGCTTATTCTTGTTCAATCCAGGGAAGCACACTTCTGCCTGGACTGAAAGCACTAAGTAAAGGGATCTCTAAGTCTTGGCTTAAGAACTGGGAGCCTGTGATCAACAGCTTTAAAAGTATTTATGTTCTTGACATGGTGTTTTTGTTAGAGATACCGTTAAATACTGggagaaaataattcaaaagggGCCAAAGATTAATACACAAAGATGCTCACAGCACTGATATTTACAGTAGTATGGACACACTATAACCACTGGACATATGGGCTACCAAAGTCATGGAAAACACAGGAATTCAGTGTTGGCAGAAAGTGTCTAAGACCTTGCTTAATccaataggagaaaacaaaatcatCTTCACCACATAAAACACGTTACACTCAGAATAGGAACTACATAGAAACATACCAAAATATTAACGGTAATTATCAGATAAATGTTATACTTCCATTCTATGAGTCTCATATTTTCCACAATGAAACAAGTTATATTACAACAGTCCTAAAAGTGAAAACAGTTATGATTGTGTTGAGAGAATACACATTAACAACCCCATTTTTCTACTTACTATGGAATTTATGTACATGGATAACACATACCACAAGTAGATACTTGGCTGTTTCTGCGTTGTGATATTATAAGGTAACTTTTCCATTCGTAGAGATTTTGTTTCTCTCCCCATAATATTCATCAACAAACACCTTACTGAAATAATtacgaagaaaacaaaaacaaacaaaacatgacagtgtgtgtgtgtgtgtgtgtgtgtggtgggggatgATGGACGGATGCACAGGAATTTCTTTTAAACTCCAGGAAGAAAACTGTTCTTAGGCTATTATACCCCCTACACACGGCAGCTGATGGTGGGCAAATAGTAAACACGTGCCCCACGCCTTATTCTAGGTGATTTAAACACCACTATATAGTTCCTATAAGCTGTGCTCCCTTGCAAAGTCTtacctctgtccctcttcctcctcctcctcttcatcttggTCATGAATGAGGTCTCTGAAGGATGTCACTCTATTATCACTGGAGACAAAAAGGAACAAACATTATTTCAGGGATAGTTAAAGAAAGCAACACCTATGATCAGTTGGGGAGTTGGAAACTAGGGTGAGATGTGGTGTGAAGACAACACAAGATGGTCGATTGACCTCGGTTCACATAACAAAGGATGTGGCATTTGTTTGCTAAGGTCATACAGGACTGACAATTAGTGAATGCTACCTTGAGGTAAAGTGGAATGCAATTGAAGCTCTTCTGGGAATGGGAGAATGAAGTATTCACTACTTTTAAAACTCACCATTGAGGGCTactagagatggcttagtggttaaaagcactggatgttcttgcagaggacccaggtttggtcccTGGCATACATATGGTGACTAACAACCatttgtgactccagttccagggatccaacacccctTTCTGATCTCCTCAGGCCCCAGGCATGCAcagttcacacacatacacattaggCCCAAGCATTGTGGCACACACTTTTCATTTGAGCACTtaggggctgaggcagaagggtaacaaacttaagaaaatgaaagggaggtctggagagatggctcaggggttaagaggaAGGCACAAGACATTTGTTTGGGGCATTCAGCATCTGAAGTATGGTTAGgcccaagcatggtggcacacacctttcatctcagcacccaggaggctgaggcagaagggtaACAAACTTCTTTATATGtaggcagcctaggctacatgtaAAGTCCCTCCTTGATGCAGTGAGtgaaaataaataactgaaaattTGCTTTACTTAATTTAAATATCTACAAGAGGCTCAGTGGTAGCCTATTAAACAGTGTAATGTTAGGGGAGAAAATAATGCAGGTCTTGAAACCTTAGCAAGTACAGATTCTGTGACATGAAAGATTAGAAAGCAAACGCCATGTCGGACATAGtggcttatgcctttaatcccagcagaggcgagcggatctctgtgagtttgagacagcctggtctacaaagaataTTCCACACCAGCcagaaatatataaaagaaataaactgCCTGTTGCCTCTTGTTAGATTCAGTCAAATGCTAGAGAGGGAAACTGCTGAAGGGTATAAAAGAACACAGGTGGGGCTTTCTGGCTCCAATAGACAGATGGTGAGTGAAATATAAACTCTTCTACTTCTCAGTTTATTAAGATGAAAAGTTTCAGttaaggggctgaagagatggctcagtgattaagagcactgtctgctcttccaaaggacccgggttcaatttcctgcacccacaaggcagctcacaactgtctgtaccaccaattccaaaGGATCTAACACCTCACactaaagcacataaaataaaattaaataaattatttaaaaagagaaaagtttcAATTAAATTGTCAAGAAAAAGCATTCAAGACAACTCAGGAGAGATATTCCTTTTTTGTACATGGATATGGCTAGAGTGAACAGATTAGAATTGCAACCAGAGTTGCAAAGAAAGCTGTGGTGTGCTGCTCGGCACAAGAACAAGGATGAAGATAAACATGATGTGCACTGAGATTGACatgcagagagcaagagagccagTAAAGCAATTTAGAGAGGATACCAACATAAAAGTACCATACATATGATAGGGATGGGTCATCAAAGAACTTAACTTGCCTGGAACAAAAGACTTAAGAAAATGAGAGggagggctggagtgatggctcagtggttaagagcactcactccaaacgtcctgagttcaattcccagacccacgtggcagctcacaactttccgATGCCTTCttttggtgtgcaggtgtacgtgcagacaagtatctatatacataaaatgcataagtaaacaaatcttaagaaaggaaaggaaaagaaaagaaaaggaaaggaaaggggttaAGATGAGGAAGGCAGATTCAAGGAAAACTTTGAAGGACTTCTGAGCATCCATGAGAAACACCATGCTGTAGCTGAGAGCTGAGATTCAGGAAGCAAAATAGCTCTGATTTTAATCTCCATTTGACTGGCATGTGTCATCTGGGGAAGAATCCTAGCTCTTCTGTATTCTCATCTATACAAGGAGGATAGTACAGGACTCACCTCACAGGGTGGTTGACAACTAAAAACTGTGTATAAAGTTTAGTGCCATGGGCTGGCACTAAGTACTCAGTAAAAACAATGGTTTACACTGAGGTTAGACTTCCTCCCACGGCAAGTTATGCAAAACACATCAGGTGCTGAGAGAATCTAATCTCTTGCCAGAAGATACCTGCCATAGGATAGTTAAACCTTTACCTACACTTATTTCAATGTAAAGACTTCCATCTGCTCTTTCTACAGACTCCTCCTAGAGGCTCAAGGGCTCCACAGTAAATGCCCCATTCTAGAGTCAAACGAAGAGTTCAGTGACTGAGTGTTCTTGCTTAGCATCAGAGACAACATGGAAGGCAGAAGACAGGTGACCAGGAATCAGCCAACAGCAGGCGCAGCATCCTGTAACAGGTTAAAGGCTGGAGAGCTGCTGCTCCCCAACCCTACCAAAAAATTCCTTTGGGGTACCAgcagtttagtttagtttagtttagtttaggaGAAACAGTTTAGTTTCTCCTGAGAAAATTCAGTTAGCGTTTTCTTCCTAAACAAAGACAATGACATAAGAAACCAcaccctttttcctttctttgcttcaCCAAAGCCCACTATCAAATCTAGGGcttaatcaaaacagtaagttaaGACCAACAGGGCTTTGTCTAGTCTTATATTCCTTTCAGGCGTAATGCTAATGTGAAGCTGTAGTTCCTTGGTTGTTTTACTTttatcctctccctctctctcacatgcacacatacactttcACAGACACATGTCTGCCCGTCTGCCTGTTGTGGAATGTGTCAATAATAGCATGCAACATATATGTTCTAAGTGCTAcataaaggtttttgttttgttttgttttgtttttttccttaaagacaGGGTggcagagatccacttgcttctgacATGTCAATAACCCAACAGAAAAAAGGTAGAATCAAAGAGCTGGATCACAAATTAGCCACCTCTGCCAGCAGCCCATACCTTTGCAACCCACCCCTCAGGCAATAACATTACAACGTTTCATCAGTATTTCATAGCCTTGTACCTCCAAATAACTGAAAGATCACTTTCCTATGATCTCTCTTCTGTGGAAACAAAAGCCATGAAAAGACATGAAGAACCAATGAGATTTGCTGTTAGTGTTTCTCAAAGTGAAGAAATGTACTTTAAAGCTCAGGCTCTCCGAGAGAATTCACCATTTCACAGCACAGAAACTGTCTTTCTGCATTCTAGAGTAAAATTCAAACCAAGCAAAATTTTCTGGCTAAAACATACACTAGAGAGTAAGTGCTTAGACTAAAAGCACACGAGTTCTGGGAGTTCAGACACTTCTGTGTCTGAATCCCTGACTGCATCTGCAGAGACCAACATTCTCCTCCTATGCAGATCCTAACAGTGACTGGCCACTGGAGCCAGAGGTCTAGGAAAGGTGCTGTAAAACAAATGTTATCTTCCCTAGTCAAGTTCGGAAGCAGTGTTTATTTCCACCATCATCTTAAAGGGTGACGGGCACTCCTAAAGTCATTCACGCCATCTATGTTCACAGCACTCCTAAAGGAATGAAAACTTCCAGAAATGAGACAGTCGTTCCTCACACTTCATAAATAGAAAGCCCTTAGAAATCTTaagtgggggctagagagatagctccgTGGTTAGGAGCACCAAACGTTCTCCCAGAGGACtccagttcaagtcccagcagaTCTCCATGTGTTCCATGTGGCTCCATGGTGGGTCACACCATccattaactccagttccagggaatccatgccttcttctggcccccacaatacacacacagagcaccaagtacatttaaaacaacaacacagaatAGACCTGTGATCCCGAGTTCTCTTTAACTAGATCCTCAAAGCCCTTGGTTCATACTCCAGGCCTGACCTCTCTTTCAAGTCAGAAAGTCCCTTTCTGGAAATACTCATGTAGTAACCGAAGTTGGTCTTACCTGGGAGCTGTGCCTCTGGACACTGAACTTGGGGTTGCCTGTGAAATGGTCACAATGTCTTCATCCCCTCCATCCTCATAAAAGCTTGCTAGTGCAATCtgaaatgaagagagagaaccTTAGGACCCTCCAATCTTTCACCTGACAATGGAACAAAAACATAAAGACATAATCCACACTAAAAATAAGATGTCCTAAACCTGGAAGTAAAGATTAGACAGAAAAGTAATTGACAGTCTGTTAACTTCTACACtgcctgaaaaaaataaaaaaaaaatccagccactaagggaaacaaagataataaataaGATTAGTctggaaaacataaaataagaccACCGTCTACTTATTATTTGTATTCCAGGTTTGTCTGTATACTATTTATGTGTTAATTAATTTAATCCAACTCAGAACTTCCTAATTAGTATTATCGTCTCTTTATAGCTGGTAGAATAGGAACAATTTCTGGGGATACGAAGTGGGGTCTGCTCCAGCCCCAGGCAGTAGGCTCAGGCCCTTACTCTTACGCTCTAATAAGTAGAAGTGATGCAGTATAGGAACAGATGCTACATTTCCTTTCTTTGTGAGGCCCTCCTTCCTACTCTGTGAAATGGGAATGCTGTCCCACCAACCCTCTAACACTAAATGAGACCATCACTAAGATTAATGCACAGTCATCTTAGCTTTACCACCTGGAAGTCCTTTACACAGGAGTCCTCTGGCCATCTGTGACTGTCACCAACTCAATGAGTAGGCATTTATTCATCACTTATTTTGTACACAATGAGATAAGTCTAAGAAACAGAACAATGAAGTTCACAGAGATGAAGGAGGCAGCTCCTGTCCACAGATGATGAACAAGATAGGAGGACATAAGCTGTATGGGACAATCAGTCTGAAGCATACGATAACCAACCTGCTGGGAAGTAGTGTGCCATCTTAGGACTTGCACTGAACTAACAGAGGACCTAAAAATTCAAGTCCTGGCACTGGTCGCCAAGTtagctcacaggttaagagcctCAGTTCAGATGACCTACTGGGACagaaggttttctttttattttctattt belongs to Meriones unguiculatus strain TT.TT164.6M chromosome 4, Bangor_MerUng_6.1, whole genome shotgun sequence and includes:
- the Nsfl1c gene encoding NSFL1 cofactor p47, encoding MSRVERQAERSIRVGAVAVSAGAVWEVHRVKMAAERQDALREFVAVTGAEEDRARFFLESAGWDLQIALASFYEDGGDEDIVTISQATPSSVSRGTAPSDNRVTSFRDLIHDQDEEEEEEEGQRFYAGGSERSGQQIVGPPRKKSPNELVDDLFKGAKEHGAVAVERVTKSPGETSKPRPFAGGGYRLGAAPEEESAYVAGERKRHSGQDVHVVLKLWKTGFSLDSGELRSYQDPANAQFLESIRRGEVPAELRRLAHGGQVNLDMEDHRDEDFVKPKGAFKAFTGEGQKLGSTAPQVLNTSSPAQQAENEAKASSSILINEAEPTTNIQIRLADGGRLVQKFNHSHRISDIRLFIVDARPAMAATSFVLMTTFPNKELADENQTLKEANLLNAVIVQRLT